From a single Oligoflexus sp. genomic region:
- a CDS encoding RICIN domain-containing protein codes for MTRGFKLEWILSALLFLGACKSRSPMEDIAGDQAATADSSRVDTLEVLIEALKNQLETNQKMSESERADLEKKLREAEAEKAKAEMGAPASGTPTPSPSSSPTPTPTPKPTATPTPTAPKLDGPYNIYYMDSQRMDCMQPFDAANVADGSILRGYPCNNSETQQLTLEIRDNGYFRIIHKMTNKCVTLEGNTGAEGTPPTLRPCKATADASEQWKFFEAAADGSLFKLQSRLSNFCLKFGNDGTLFQGSCVNNYTEYRLRKSQ; via the coding sequence ATGACTCGCGGCTTCAAATTAGAGTGGATTCTGAGCGCCTTGCTTTTCCTGGGAGCCTGTAAATCACGCAGTCCCATGGAAGATATCGCCGGTGATCAGGCGGCGACCGCGGATTCCTCGCGCGTCGACACCCTGGAAGTTTTGATCGAGGCCTTGAAAAATCAGCTCGAAACGAATCAGAAGATGTCGGAGTCAGAACGAGCCGACCTCGAGAAAAAATTAAGAGAAGCCGAAGCCGAAAAAGCGAAGGCCGAAATGGGTGCGCCTGCCAGTGGAACGCCAACGCCCTCGCCCAGTTCAAGCCCAACGCCGACGCCGACCCCCAAGCCGACAGCGACGCCGACGCCCACCGCGCCGAAGCTCGATGGTCCCTATAATATTTACTACATGGACTCGCAAAGAATGGACTGCATGCAGCCTTTCGATGCTGCGAATGTCGCAGACGGTTCCATCCTGCGCGGTTATCCCTGCAACAACAGCGAGACTCAGCAGCTGACTCTTGAGATTCGCGATAACGGCTATTTCCGTATCATTCACAAGATGACGAACAAGTGCGTGACCCTGGAAGGCAACACTGGCGCCGAAGGCACACCGCCCACCCTGCGTCCGTGCAAGGCCACGGCGGATGCGAGCGAGCAGTGGAAGTTCTTTGAGGCCGCTGCGGACGGCAGTCTATTTAAACTGCAGAGCCGCCTCTCGAACTTCTGTCTGAAGTTCGGGAACGACGGCACCTTGTTCCAGGGCAGCTGCGTGAATAACTATACGGAGTATCGCCTGAGAAAGTCCCAGTGA